The sequence below is a genomic window from Bremerella alba.
GAGGCGACTAGCTCCTTACCAAGCCAATCCAACAGCTCTGGATGACTGGGGGAATTGCCCTCCCAGTCGTGTGGTGGCTCGACAATGCCGGCTCCGATTAGTCGTCGCCAGATACGATTGGCAATCACTCGCGCGAATCGCGTATTCTGTGGAGTTGTGATTAACGTGGCCAACCTTTCGCGTGGATCGTCGGTGTTTTGCATCAGCTCCCGCAGGGTCTCGTTATCTTCGGCGCCGGTAACCTTAGCAAAGGGCCAGGTAGGCACGACTTTTTGACCTGGTTTCAAGGTGACAGCAATTAATGATTCACGTTCTTTTTTCTCGAAGAAACCAGCGGGAACTGTACTGGACTTCGGAACGCTAACCGACTTGCGAGCAAACATGGCTGCCAGCGAATAAAGATCTTCCTGAGTGGTCGAATGGTAGGGTGAGTCATGACAGCGAGCACACTGCATTTCAATTCCCAGGAAAGCCGTCCCGACAATGTGCCCTTTGGCTGCGAAAGGAGAATCATTTTGGGCGGCAAGTGCAAAGCCTGCACTTCCTCCTTCATAGACGCTACCACGCATCATCAACAGTTCGTACACCATCCGATCGATTGGTTTGTTGTCTCGAAGCGAGTCGTAAAGATACCAACGGAAAGGCCCCGTACTGTTGAGACTCGCGTTGATCAACGTTGGGTTTTCGGCAAGCATATCGAGCCAATACCCCATCCAGTTGTCTGCCCACCGAGGATCCTCCAGTAAACGATCGATTAGCTGCGATCGTTTATCTGGGTTTGAGTCGGCTAGGAATTGCCTTACCTCGTTCTCGGTAGGAACGACCCCTACGGTATCGAGGTAGGCGCGTCGGATAAACGCGGTGTCATTGACCAACGGAGCATGTTGGGAAGGCATCGTCGTTGGTTGCTGTTCTGGCCATTTGGCCCCCTCAGCAATCCATTTCTCAAGGATCTTAATCTTCTCTTCCGATAGGGGTGCACCTGACGGGGGCATTCTTGTATCGGCGTCGTCGGTGCGAAGTCGCGCGATCAGTGCGCTCGCGTGAGGATCGCCAGGAGCAATGGCAGGCTCACCCGAAAAACCACCCAAGACTGCTAATTCTCGTGATTGAAGAGAAAGCCCCCCTTTGTCTTTTTCGCCGTGACATCGAAAGCACTCACTCTTCAGGATCGCCAGCACGTTTCTAGAATGGATCTGTTCTTGTGATATAGACGCTCCGCTTGTTTGAGAATCGGCATCGTTAATGCGAGCGAGTAGAAACGCATCAATCGGATTGGTCGTGTTCGATTCGGAACTGGGAACCTCTGGAGCAGGATGCGTTGCAAGCCAGTTTTGAGCTGCCTGACGGCGTTTCTTCCAGTACCCGTCTTGGCTGCTTGCGGCAACCACGCGCCTTTTGTCGTTCAGTTCCGTGATTGATTCTTCGATCTGGCGTAGTTCTTTTTCGACAGCTTGATCTGTCAGGGGTAAAGAATCTTGAGCGAGTTCGATCGGCCGCAACACCTTAAAGGACTCACTACCTTCTAGCCGAACGGCAAGCGTCAGTTCTCCTGGTTCAGCTCGAAACCGTTTCCCTCCCGCAATTGCCTCAAAGACAACACGAACGGGTTCAGCATCAACAATCTCGAATTGGCCAATAACTTCCTGGCATCGATGCCAGGCGGGACGGTGCCCCGGCCCAGGAGGAACAGAAACGGGGGTGATAGGCTCTTCCCCATGTGGCGCCCCGGTCAAAGGTCTTGACTGAGTTACCTGTTCTCCGTCGAACCATGCTCTTGCCAATCCTCGCGAACGCATAAGAACGGTATGCTTTCCTTTCGGCAAAGATACGTCTGCCGCCATGCGAACCAGCACTGGTGCTTCCCAGTCTGCACGGATGCCCCAGTTGTCATATTTCACAGGGATTTGATCTAAGAGAAACGCATGCCCGGACCATTTAGCAGCGATTGGTGGAACCGGTTCATCCGGGAATAGCCAGCGATCGTGCGCCCGCATTCCTTCATGAAAGGTAACGCTTACTTCATTGGGCTTGAGGGGCCCAAGCTTGGGCATTGAGTTTGAAATGGCGTCTTGATTATCTTCTTTGCCGACGCGCCGAAATCGATTTGCGAGTGTTTTCTCGTCAAGCATTACCCGGTGTATGGCAATCGAATCCAAGCCACCTCGGAAGCTGTTAGAAGGGGAGCCTCCCAAGGCCGATCCAATCCAAATCTGATCGTTATCGGTCGCTGGTCTTTCGGTAGTAGGGCCCCCCACATCCCATTGGCCGCTAACCTTTTTGCCATCAATCCACGTTTGCATGGTTTGTGGCTCCCCATAGCGATACGTAACGGCAATATGATGCCAGCCTGTTCGCGGTCGAAACCCTTTGACGCTTGTATAACGATGCCAATTCTGGTCGTTGGGCTTGCTCGGTTCGGTGGCGAAAAG
It includes:
- a CDS encoding DUF1553 domain-containing protein, which translates into the protein MKLTRYLLFGIAISAIACSLLSSTVFADENTAAFWEFGQEEATLLHPIGGIHRDVPGPRPPKFPDFPVNNTAVNFDGQGSRFVFDDPGDSSPFDFLNGDEITLEAWVNIRELNEGDHTYIIGKGRTGRPGFPLDNQNWALRVRGMQGEARVSFLFATEPSKPNDQNWHRYTSVKGFRPRTGWHHIAVTYRYGEPQTMQTWIDGKKVSGQWDVGGPTTERPATDNDQIWIGSALGGSPSNSFRGGLDSIAIHRVMLDEKTLANRFRRVGKEDNQDAISNSMPKLGPLKPNEVSVTFHEGMRAHDRWLFPDEPVPPIAAKWSGHAFLLDQIPVKYDNWGIRADWEAPVLVRMAADVSLPKGKHTVLMRSRGLARAWFDGEQVTQSRPLTGAPHGEEPITPVSVPPGPGHRPAWHRCQEVIGQFEIVDAEPVRVVFEAIAGGKRFRAEPGELTLAVRLEGSESFKVLRPIELAQDSLPLTDQAVEKELRQIEESITELNDKRRVVAASSQDGYWKKRRQAAQNWLATHPAPEVPSSESNTTNPIDAFLLARINDADSQTSGASISQEQIHSRNVLAILKSECFRCHGEKDKGGLSLQSRELAVLGGFSGEPAIAPGDPHASALIARLRTDDADTRMPPSGAPLSEEKIKILEKWIAEGAKWPEQQPTTMPSQHAPLVNDTAFIRRAYLDTVGVVPTENEVRQFLADSNPDKRSQLIDRLLEDPRWADNWMGYWLDMLAENPTLINASLNSTGPFRWYLYDSLRDNKPIDRMVYELLMMRGSVYEGGSAGFALAAQNDSPFAAKGHIVGTAFLGIEMQCARCHDSPYHSTTQEDLYSLAAMFARKSVSVPKSSTVPAGFFEKKERESLIAVTLKPGQKVVPTWPFAKVTGAEDNETLRELMQNTDDPRERLATLITTPQNTRFARVIANRIWRRLIGAGIVEPPHDWEGNSPSHPELLDWLGKELVASRYNIKALTRTIMTSQLYQREAIGKNRDAEPQQRLFTAPDRRRLTAEQVVDSFFQATGYEMDVEPMTLDPDGRAAAKTRNTYGEPHRSWMFVSISNERDRPSLNLPRAAAVAEVLTAFGWTADRQAPKTDRETAPNVLQPAVMANSTLTISLTKVAYKSALADLALQAQSPEALLESLFLRLVNRLPHQAEKELFLNRLQEGFTDRKVPEGQVVLPEELERLPQVTWWNHVRNEANTIQQEHAERVRQGPQADPRLDHQWRLRYEDVIWSIVNLPEFVWCP